TGCTCGTCTACCGGGAGTTTCCGTTAATTACGGGGAATTCCATGCTAACCCACCTGTGGTATGCAGGCGGTTTTGCGGCAGCATTAGGCTGTTCATGGATCGTGGTAGAATTGACGGTTCGATTTATACCAGGCTCATGGGTGATATTCGGTAATATTCCGAAGGCGAAGAAGTCGGTTAAACCAGTCGATTCGCCGTCTGTGCCGCTTTCCGGTTCGTAGTCTGCTTCATGGCAAACCAGGACGTATCCAAAGACGAGGGCATGGCTCTGGCGAAGCGAAGAGACAACCATTACCGCACCACGCAGTCTGACATCCGTGAAGAATGGCGCCGTACGGCGTTGTTCTGGCAGCCGTTGATCAAGGAGGAGCCATGTCTGGAGTTACGATATTAATGGTTGATGATGAAACCGAAATTTTGAAATTGATGGAGATTTACGTCAGGAATGAGGGCTACACGCTGCTCACCGCATCTCACGGCCTGGAAGCGCTGGAGATTCTAAGAACCCATAAAGTGGATTTGATCATACTTGATGTCATGATGCCGCAGATGGATGGCATTGAGGCATGCATGAGAATTCGGGAGGAGAACAACACGCCGATCATCATGCTGTCGGCCAAGAGTCAGGAGATTGACAAGATCGCCGGACTCAGCATCGGCGCGGATGATTACGTGACCAAGCCGTTCAGCCCGCTGGAATTGATCGCAAGAATCAAATCGCAGCTCCGCCGATACAAACAGCTGAACAGTAACTCGGTGAGGGATGAGAACGAAATCCAGATCGATGAGCTGGTTATTAATGTCGCTTCCCACCGGGTGGCGGTGGCAGGCGTTGAGATTAAGCTGACGCCCCGCGAATTTGCTCTGCTGCATATGCTGGCCATCAATCGCGGACTCGTCCTTAGCATGGACAAGATTTATACCGAGGTGTGGAACGAACCGTTCATGGAATCGAAAAATACAGTCATGGTACATATTCGCAAGCTGCGCGAGAAGATCGAGAAGGATCCGCAGCAGCCGGTATATATTAAGACGGTGTGGGGGATTGGCTATAAAATAGAGTAAACTTAAGCAGAGGTGACGAACTTGAAAATAATGAAGCTTCATAGCATCCGCCTGAAGATGCTGCTTATGCTGCTTGCCAGCATCGGCATCACGGCCGCCCTGCTTATCATACTCTACGCATTAAGTACGCTGATACTCTCTATTCCGGCCATCAAGCCGCCGCTCGTCTGGATCATTAACAACATTGGCTCGGATCCGGTTATGCTGGTTGCGGGCATTATTCTTTTTTTGGTCAGCTATTATGTGAGCACAAAGTGGTTTGTCCTTGATCTGCAGAAAATTCAGACTGGCCTTCAGGACATTACGGCGGGGCGATTCGATTCCAGAATCGAGCTCAAATCCCTAGACGAATTAGGTGTCGTCGCTTCCAGCATAAACCGTATGACCGATCAGCTGAACGTTTATCTGGAAGAAATCAGGAATGGGCTTCGCGAGATTGCCAAGGGGAATTTCGACACCGACATTCCGGTTCAGTCAGGCAGCCAGCTGGGTGAGGTGGCCGAGAGCATCAACCAGATGAGCAGGCAGCTTCACCAATCCATTCTGGAGGAGCGTAACGCGGAAAAAACAAAGAATGATCTGATTACGGGAGTTTCCCATGACTTGCGGACGCCGCTTACATCGATACTGGGATTTCTGGAGGTTATCGAGGGAGACCGGTACCAGGATGAAGTGGAGCTGCGTTATTACGTAAATATCGCATATGAGAAAGCGCAAAGTCTGAAGAAGCTGATTGATGATTTATTCGAATACACCCGGATTAATAACGGGCTTCCGCTGGATATCCGGGAGATCGATATGGCTCAGTTCATGAGACAGCTGATCGAGGAATTCGTTCCTGCCCTGGAGAAAGCCGGGCTGGAATGTAAGCTTGCTGCAGAGGAAGGGCTTGTAGTTCTTGCAGACGGCGCCCAGCTCGTCCGGGCTTATGAGAATTTGATCTCCAATGCGATCCGTTACGGGGAGTCGGGCAAAAGGATCGACATTGCCGTCCGCAGCGATGGCAATCGGGTGAGCATCAGCTTCACCAACTATGGCGATCCGATTCCCGAGCGGGATTTGCCGTTCATTTTTGACCGCTTCTACCGTGTAGAGGCATCTCGTTCGAAGCAGACCGGTGGCACCGGCTTGGGATTGGCCATTACGAAGAGCATAGTGGAAGTTCAGGGCGGCGAAATCCGGGTACGGAGCGATCGGCAGCGAACGACCTTTGAAACGAGGTTTCCTACAGTCGTATAGTGTTATCTTGAATGAGCGAGCCTTGACAGAGGGCCTGCAAAACGAATGCAATTTCTGTAAAACAGAACCCAGTACCTCGGGCGGTACTGGGTTTGTTCTATACTGGAAAAAGGAAAAAGGAAGAGAAGTCGTTTGATTCACAGGCAGACAATTAACCGTGTTCGTCGTAAACCTGAAATGGATGGTCGATAGAATAAAGCGTCCCATCCTTATATTCGCTCTGAACCGGGAAAGGGTTCAAAAGAAATTCAGTCTGGCTCATACGTATCATTGTTCTCTCGAATCACTTCCATAAACTCCAGGACAATTGTTGATATGGCATCCTCTTGAGGCATATAGATATATTGACTGATTCTCATGATATCGTCTTTGTATAAATCAATGAGTTGCAGAATGGCTTGATCTTCATTCTGCTTTGCAGCTTGCAGCAAAATCATGAATTCGCGATCTGAGATAACTTTTGGATCATTTTTCTTTTCCATCGGTTCACCGCCTGTTGAGAGATATGGAGCTGCTTGGCTACTTCCGCTTCAGTGAGGTCTTCTAAGAAGAGTTTATATATAATGGTTCTTCCTTGAGGGGGTAATGAATCCAGTAATTGACCAATCCAAATGCGGTCATCGGATCTAGCATGAAATGACCCCGTCTGCACGGTACTAAAATCAGGGTATAGCGTTTCTCGTTTTCTAAGTTTTTTAGCCTGATATTGTATTCTCCAACCAATTCGATAAATTTCAGTTTTATAGCGCTCGTATGCTGTTATATGCTTTTTCATAAAGCATCCCTCCTATGCCTGTCTATCATCGTATTCATTATTTAGGGGAGAAAGAGAAAGAGAAAGAGAAAGAGAAAGTTAACGAACTACAAAACGGGAACATTTGTTCTCGTTTCATTGTACCATTTTTTACATCTATTGTGAAATGGTAATCTACTCTATAAGTTGAATTATTGAATTCACTGTAGAAATCCACTCACAAAAAGGACAATAGAAAAAGGACAGCTCCGATAAAGACCGAGCTGTCCTTTTTCATTCTCATATTATTGGAGTGTGACCTTAGGATTGAGCGTGATCTCAAAGGCGCGCCACCAGATGAAATCAGGATTGTCATAAACCAGCGAAGCACTGTCGTATTCTGACAATGTCCACGAAGACCCCTTTATTTGTTTGACATTGCATGTCGGAGTGGGGGCACCGATCAGGAAAGCGTTCCTTCCGGCCAGCGTTGTTTTGTGGATCTGCATTTGATCTCGAAGAATCGTGAACACTTGCTGGTAAGCTGATTCTGTGTTAAAGAGACGCATGTTTTGATCAGCGAATGAGGCTTGAAGATTATCGTAACGAATATTGCTTGGAGTTCTGGAATAGCTTCGGACATCGACTACAGCAAGCCTCTTATAATAATAATCCTTCAAAAATCGTTTGAAGAGTAGTGACCCATGAGCGTTCACGGCCATGTTCAATTCGGAGGCAGAGGACTCTGATACCAAAAAAGCGTAGCGCGCTTGCCCCATGCCAAGCGAGATGCCCATAAGGTTCCCGGCAGTATTCCATGCACTATAACCCAATAGGCGTCCCGTGTACTGGCTGTCTAGCAGCGCTTCCGTTACCGTTGGATTGGCAGAGCCTTTTCCCGTGAAATCCATGACCACAGTTGCTACAAAGTTTGTTCCATTGGCATGGATACGGCTTACGGCACTGGACACCTGTGTTTCGTCTGTGATTGCCAGGATTTCAATGTTTGGCGTGCTAGTGACACATTGGCCACCAACAACATCAATATGACGAAGAATATTCTGATGAACAGTCATGTATTCATAGTTGTTGATGATTGTGGATCCATGAGGACCGAAATATTGCACCGAAATTTGCGTTTTTCTTCCTTCCCGATGCAATTGATTAGCCATCCGTGCTACCAGAGAATGACCCAAGCCATCTGCATCAGGCAATATAATGGCCCGATTCGGATTTTGCCCCTCACAACCGCCTAGATAACGATCGATGTAGTTCTCCACAAATCGAATTTCATTCATTTGCACGCCTTCTTTATTCGCATCGTCCACCCCAACGGCCAGGAAATCAATATAACCATGACGTACAAGTCTGTCCAAGACATAATGATTGGTTTTAAACTTATGCTGCCTTGTATTGTAGTAATGGGTTTTATTGAAGTGGACGGTATCGCCCAACTCGGTGCCATCACTGGATATATTATAGCCGTTCAAAATATCGTTGAAGTCTGTATATTTTTTGCGAGCTATCCCCATGAGACTGCGAGACTCTGTGTACGCGTTGTAAGAGAGTCCTTCCACATATGTGGTCGTAGCGAGTCGCATAATGGTATCCAACACATAGATTGGCTTGTTGGGATAAAGCTGTTTAATCTCGCGGATTACGTCAAGCAAGTCTGCTGTCCCTGAATCATAATGGGGATACGTTCCTCCTCCGCTTGTTCGTAAACGTCTGCTACCGATTAAGCCTCCATAAACGAGCATATCGATCGAAATAATAAAACCCTGGACGGAAGAGGCGTGACCCAATATGAACTGACGAATATCTTCCGGTTTACCAAAGGTAGGTGCCGAGGTGCCTATAAGTTGGCTGCCTGAAGCTTCTGCGACCGAATCGAGCCGATTACGAATATCTGCAGCAAGAGGAGTTATCAGGTTCAAGCCTGAGGCTTGTCCTAGTTTGATTACATCATCAAGGTTTACCGGGCGGTCATCCAAGGGTACATACAATACATTTCTCATTGGTCAACTCTCCTTATATATGGTTTAATTGGCCTTCATATATATAGGTGAATTTCCCATTCCTTTTACAACCACAAATCAGTTTTTTTCATTAAGCAGTCCAAAAAAAGGGGTAGAAAAAGAAGTTGAAGAAGCTTGCTAAGATCTGTTATAACGTGGCGAAGGTAATTGTTCAGCTTTATTTAAGTATTCGTTAAGATTTTGGACCATGGAATGGTAAGATGTGTTCCTTATACTTTCCTTCAGGAACGTACATAAGGAGGCAGTCGGGATGGGATCCATACATCATGCGAAACGGAACATCAGGCTTACGATGGCATGGCCGACAATCATTGTGATGGTTGTTGGTGTCATGTTGCTATCGGGATGCGCAGAGTTCAAGATGTCTAGCGAAGATACACGGATTGAGAATCGATCCGCTCAGGGGATGGCCACAGCAAGCAATAGAAGCACGTCAATGGCTCCAGCATCCTTTCTCGGGCAGTTATGGGGGGACATATCGGACGGGGTGACGAACCGCACCAGAAAAATGACAGGCAGGCCAACGCCGAGCCGTACTCTATCCGAAGCGAGTTGGCGTATGGAGGTGCGATAATGTGGAGAAGACGGCTAATTGTGAATTTGCAGCAGAAATCATTTTAACGAGAATCTTTTGTGAATGTACATTAGCAATAAGAGATGGATAGACTCCTTTCCTGGAAGGGAGTTTTTTTGTTTTGATTTTGGAACAGTTTGCCTTATAATAGCGTTTACATTATATAGGCTTGTATGGGAGAGGATGGTTTCTGTGAATTTACGCGTATCGATCCGAAAGCGGCTATTCATCGGAATAACGGCAGCCGTCTGTATTTTACTTGTTGGGCACCCAACTCAGCGGACAGAGGAAAGCGCACATGTCGTATTCGCTGATGCTGCAGAAGCTGAGGGCTTTACATCCGGCCAACGTGTTACGATTCAGCAGAAGGCTGCATTGTTTCCTAATGCGCTTAGTAAGAATAGCCATCTGACAAATCTCAAGGTGAGCTATTACGGTGCCAAGGGAGAAAGGCTCCGGCTTACCTCCGTGAAGGGGGAATTAGCCTTTATCCAATCCGATTCCCGGGGAGACTTGTGGCTCCCGACATGGTATGTTTCCAAGGAAGCTGCCCAAGTGAAAGAAACGTTCCCGCTCTCGCTTCAACTGCGCAGCAGCGGCAGTATATATCTTGCTCCCGGAAGCGCAATGAAATGGCCGGTATCCCAAACCGGAACGTCGCTCATCGCCGTAGCCCAGTGGAAGGACTGGTACGGCGTCATGGTCGCACCTTCCAAGTGGAAGGAAGATTACCGGATCTACCGCCCGGCAATGATGTGGGTACAGGGTAAGGATACGACGGCCAAGAAGGCGATGCCTGATGGTCTGCTCGATGGAAATTCGGAAGTAACGACGGATATGTTACGCAACTTGACGGAGCTTCTTTTTAAGAAAGGGACTCCTTCTTCATATGTGAAAAAGCTGCTCGGCGAACCGCAGGTGAAGGAGACATCGCGGAATCAGGAGGAGTCCTCCAATAAACCGATGATACTCGGCGAGACCTGGAGATATGAACAGCGGGATGCCCATTATACCGTGACGTTCTCTCCATCCGGAAAGCTGACATCCAGCGAGTGGGTAATTCCTGGGACCGGATCTTTTGAGCGGAGTTACAGTCCTGGCGATGATTACGAGTTTACCTATCGTTTTGCCGCCGTGCCGCCTCAAAAGACGATTGAAGCCGAACCCGACTGGCGAAATCAGGGCAATCTGAATTTCACCTTCCTGCTTGAGGCAAACGAGGATGTCCTGCTCCTCAAGGGAGATGATGGCGGATACAGCGGGATGCACGATAATTCTTCCCTGTATGCGATTGACCGTGGCACCGGCAAGAAGCTGTGGCAGGAGGATGCGGGATTTGGCTGGTATACGGCTTTCACGGATAAGGAGCGGAAGCATGTTACGATGTACTCGGCTTATAACCCGGAGGTTAAGGATTATGTGGCCAGAGTGAGGCATATTCGAATGTCGGATGGACGAGTGTTGTGGGAGGTTAAGCCGAAGAATGAATTTGGCCTGACCATGATGGCTGCGGCCGATACGATTATTCTGGATGAGGCTTTGAATCTGAACGAAACCAAAAGCGTGCTGAGTGTGCTGGATCAGGAAACCGGAAAGCTGCGTTGGAAAAAGGCGTTGACCAGCGAACACCGCTTGCTGAATGCAGGTTCGGGTGATCCGTATGTGCTCGTCGAGCAGAACGGACAGCTTACCGCTTACGATCCGGTCACCGGCAAAGCGGCATGGAATGTAAAGGTTGGTAAGAGGGTTATGGACGATCCGACCCAAGATCCGTATTTTATCGGAGGGTATCGCTACAATCCGGTATCTCCTGCGGATATGACAACAAGATGGATGCTGCTTGGCAAGGAATGGGTTCTGCTCAATATGGAAACCGGGGCGCGCGAAGCCGTGTATCCGGCCCGTCAGATGGAAAGGTTCGAGGTGCTGAATGAGCGGTATCTATTGGTGCAGCGTGCGCTGAACGGGGAGTATTTCAGCGGGGCTACCGCTTACGAAAGCGTATTGTATGACAGCCTGGAAGATAAGGAAATATGGACCGTGAGAGGCAAAGCCGCACGCGGCGCCATCGAGGGAGAACGAATCTATCTTACATTGAACGGCATTCCGGCAGCGATAGATCTAGAGAGCGGTAGCATCCTATGGAAAATGGGGACCTCTTCCAAAGCGGGCGACGATCTCTCCCATCTGGTTGGCAGCAGCTACGGAATTCTGGATTCGTACCTGCTGGTAAGTTTGGGAAGCGATCTTGTGGTGTTGAACAAGGAAGACGGCAGAAGCTTGGGCAGATTGCATAACGTAATCACCGGCAGCGTCGATTTGCGAGAGGTGTATGCCAAGAACGGCGCGCTGAACGTAACGGAACGGGAAGTGCTCGTCGGCACGGTCAACGGTGCTTTTATTCGTTATGATGCCCGGGCATTAAAGGAACGCTTGGATGAGCTGTAATAGCTGTTATCGATAGATGACAAACACCGTAGGGAGACGTCCGCAAAGGAGGAAGACTTATGGGCAAGAGGCTTAAGATAGCAGGGATTTCGATCATCAGCCTATTGTTGATCCTATGTTTGGGCTGCGGCAGCAAGCAGTCGGCCAGTTATGCGTCTCTGTTAAAGTACGATGACCAAGAGTATATTGGAAAAGACATTGAGGGTGCCGAGGCTTTTGCGGAGACAGATTTGACCTTGGCGGGCACGATTCAGAAGCGGCTCGAACCGGATCAATATCCGGATACGCATTTATCGTCGAACGAGCTGCCGGAAGGCACGGAAATTTACGTAGTCGATGAACATACGTTGGTGGCATTGCAGGAAGATCGAAGGTTTAAGGTGTTTGAGCGCATGGAATAAAACGAACGAATGGATGGATAAGCGTCCCTGGTGTCTGGCGACAGATGCGGGGGCGTTTTTGGTTTGTGTTTGATAAACGCAAGAACAAGAATTATTTGTTGAAAATTATATTGACTCCTTTTGGAAAAAATGCGATGATCAATATATCAAACAGATATATCGAACAGATATATTATATGAAATGTGGTGATGACATTGCTGGAGTACATTCTCCTCGGCATGCTAATGGAAGGAACAATGAGCGGCTATGATCTTAAGAAAACAATCGACAGCACTGTAGGCACTTTCTACAAAGCGAGTTACGGAAGTCTTTATCCTGCGCTCAAGAGACTCGCAGAGAAGGACATGGTTATGCTGACCGAGACGGATAACAGTAAAAACAAGAAGCTATATTCTCTGCGGCCCAGTGGTGAAAAGGCTTTTCTCGACTGGTTGTCTGGACCGATGCAGACAGGACGCAATGAGCAGCTGATCCGTATTTTCTTTTTTGATTATTTGGATGAAGAACTTCGTCAAAAACGATTGGCCGAGTACATATTTAAGCTGGATCAGGAAATTCACATGCTTGAAGCGGTGCAGAACGTCGTGGCTGGAGAATTGGCTGAGATCGAACATCCGGAGAATTATTACTATCGGGTATCGGTTCTGGCGTATGGACTGAACCATTTTCAGATGGAACGGCAATGGTTGAAGGATATTATGGAGAGGAAGGATCTGAACCATGTTAAACCGGAAAACTAAGGATTCTTTTTCGCATAAACACCCGATTTTAACCGTTGTCATTATCGAGGTTCTGCTGTTATTAGCCGTATTTGCTGCTGGGGCTTACTCTACGATTAAAGAGTTAAGTTACACTTCGCCTGTGCTGATCTCATTCATCCCAATCGCTCTTGTGTTGATAGCGTACTTTACATGGAAAAAGAAGTGGAACCCGCTCGGTTTCCGTAAGCTGAACAGTATACCGGCCGCCGGATGGCTCTATTATTCCCCCTTGCTTCTTATTCTAATTACAATCTCTCTTAAGGGGATGCGTGAAATCAGCGCATCGGAGATCCTGTTCTTTATCTTCTTCACACTGCTCGTTGGATTTGTGGAGGAGAGCATCTATCGGGGATTGATTTTGAAAACACTGCTGCCCAAAGGCATTCCAACCGCGGTCATCACCTCCAGCACTCTGTTTGCGGTCACGCATGTACTGAACGTCTTATCAGGGCAGGACATATTCCAAACGGTTTTACAGATTGTATATGCTCTGCTTATAGGCGCCGTATTGGCTCTACTGATGGTGAAAAACCAAAATATCATCCCTCTGATTCTATTCCACTTCCTTCATAACTTTATCCAGTTTGTCGGTAATGACAATAGTGATGTATTTATCGGATACGATCTGTTCATTTTGCTGGTGCTGGCCGTCCACTGTGTCTGGTTGTCTCTCTCTTTAAGAAAACCTCCGGTGTCCACAAGAATAGATCAAGCGGGTTAATGGAGTGCTACTGGAGTGTCGCAACGATTTACTGTAAAATAGGTTGATTTTGAATGGATGCGTAAGGGCCAGGAGATTCCTGGCTCTTTTTGCTATGGATGCAAACATGTCCGGTAACGTCATTTCTGTGCAAACTCCATGCATGGAAGTTGCGGCGAATATTATAACTGACATCTAAATATAGTAGACGTAAATGCAAGCCTTGTTTACTTGCAATTTTAAATAACAAGGGGGGACACTCATGAATCGCAGGACAACGCCTAACCGATCTCCTGAGCCGGGGGAGCTTGATTCTCCACCTCCCAGAAGGCACACCTTGTTTTGGAGACTATTCGCCAACTATTTTCTCCTCATTCTCATTCCCGTGATTGTTGCGTCGGTTCTCGCTCAGGTGTTGGTCGTTCGCATCATTGAAAAGGATGCCGAGCGTTTCAATCAAGTGATGATGAACCGCTTCTCCGAGCAGACGGACACCGAGCTGCAATCCTTGAAGACCAGCATGATTAATATCCTCAGCACCTCCAGATTACGGAGCGTGCTTCTGGCTCCCATGGCCTCTTCGCCGGATAGCCTGCTGCTTCCGGAATTGCTTCATTCCCTGCGGGAGCAGCTGCAGCAGCTGGAATCCGATGACTTGGTCGAGAAGGCGTATTATTATTTCGTGCACCAGGATTTGATGATCGATGCCGAAACCTACACGAATAAAGCCTATTATTTTCGTTCCCGCTATCCCCTGGATTTAAACCGACGCCATCAGCTGGAAGCCGAATTATCCGGCAAAAAAATGATGGATTTCATGGATTCCCCCGCCTCTTTGACAGCTGCCATGAGCTACCCGTTTAATACGACCGCCCCTGAAGTCTATCTCCTGGTCGAAGTGAAACGAGACAAGCTTGAGGAGCAGATTCACATTCCGGAGAGCTGGGTTACGGGCACGGCGATTGTAGATCATGGGGCCAAAGTGATCGCCCAGAACGGACTGACTGAGCAGGAACAGCTTGCTCTGCAGCAGCGAATACGTACGGACGGCACTGCTTCGCAATTCACGATATCGGACAAGAGGGGGCAGTCCTTCATGGCCTCCGGCTTCGATCCGTCCTGGCATTATATCAGCATGATCGACTTAGGCACATTGATGAAGCCGGTTTATATTACCCGATGGATCTGTTGGTTGTTCCTCGTATTCTTCCTTCTAGTCGGCGCACTCGCCTCGTATTATTTAAGCCGGCGATTATACCGGCCGATCCGGGAGATTAAGGATGGGCTGAAGCTGCATCACGCTCCGAATGGGGAAGTCGGCCATGAAGGAAACGAGTTTGATGCCATCAAACGTTATTCCCAATTCATCATGACGGAGAATAAAGAGCTGTACCAGATGGTGAACGGGATGCTGCCGATCGTGCAGGAGCAGTTTTTCACGAAAATCCTGCTGGGGCAATACCGCGATGCCTTATCGATTGAGTACTACGCCAAGGAGATTGAGTTTGCTTACAGCCACAAGGCGGCAAGGACCGTCCTGTGCATCTCTTTCCACTATGACCGGTCGGTTTACGACTCGACATCGGAATCCGCCAAGATTTTTTTGCTGACCGAGCTGAAGGACAAGATTCTTCGGCTGGCACCCGGCATGGTCTGGATCTGCCAGACAAGGCCGGATCTGATGGCATGCATCGTGGAGCATGGTCACATCACGGAGGGCCAGGGTCATCCTGAAAAAGTAGCGGAGCAAATCCGGCACATTTTCCAGGAATACGGGGCTTATTATAAAGCGACCATCGGGATCGGAAAGACCGTTCGCGCCATGGAAGAGCTGCACCAGTCTTATGAGCATGCCCTGGCCATGCTGAAGTACCGGGGGCTGCATTCCACCGTAGAGATTTGCGGAAGTCAGCCTTCCCGGGAGCTGCAGCAGTGGGATCCTTTCCTATCTGTGCAGGAGGTCCAGCGGATCCTCAATCAGTACAAAACCCGTGAGTATGACAAGCTGCTTCATTCCGTGCTTGCTCTGCTGGAGGAGGGAAAGGGGAAGGATGCAACAGCCGTGCAGATGAAATATCTGCTTGTCGATGTGCTCAACACCTGGATTCGGGCGGTGGAATCGGAGCGCAATGAACTCAACGTTCCGTATTACTCGGGGCTGTTCGAACGGATAAATCGCTGCATGACATGGGACGAGCTTACGTGCTGCTTTACGGAGATTCATGGTTTTCTGTTCCGGAAGCCGGCTTCCAGCAGCCGGAGTCAACAGTTTATGGAGATTCTGGAGTACATTCATAAGCATTACGATCAAGAGCTGTCGATCGAACATTTTGCCGGGATGATGAATATGTCCATCGGGCATTTCAGCCGGACCTTCAAGGAGGAGGTTGGCGAAAAGTACGTGGAATATATCGCGAAATACCGGCTGATGAAGGCGAAGCAATTGTTGCTTGAAACCGATTTGAAAATTGACGAAATTGCTGAGAAGGTCGGGTATTGGGGCCGAAATTCTCTGATTCGGGCTTTCCGCCGATATGAGGGCATTACACCTGCTAAATACAGGAGCTCCCACCAATAGGAAAGAAGAGACTGCATTATTTTCTGAAGTCTCTTTTTTTGCATGGACCCAAGCGGAAAGCCTTGTGCCACGGGGGTTGCAAAAGGAGTGTCTCCAGGAAAAGATGCACGCTTTACGCGAAAGAAGGACGGCTCGTATAGTGGGGACAACAACAAACGAATGTAAATGCTTTCAATCGGAGGTGAGGATTATTGGCGCAGCTATCACGGATCGGCTATGTTCTGAGAAAGCATAAAGCGTTGTACTTGCTGATGCTGCCTGGCATTTTGTATTACTTGATATTCAAGTACGCGCCGATGTACGGCATCATCATCGCCTTCCAGGATTATTCGATCGGCCGGGGCATTTTGGGAAGTGAATTTGTCGGACTCAAGCATTTGATTGAATTTTTCTATGTCACCCCCGATGCATGGAAGCTGATTCGCAACACAATCATGCTGAATGTGTACGATCTCCTGTTTCATTTTCCGGCACCGATCATTCTGGCGATCCTGTTCCATGAGCTGAAGAGCAAATGGTTCAAGCGGTTCGTGCAAAATATCAGCTACATGCCGCATTTCCTGTCCACCGTCGTGATCGCGGGCATTCTCGTGACCTTCCTGTCTCCGACCACGGGCGTCGTGAACCATCTGCTCTTTAAGCTGTTCGGTATGGAACCGATCATGTTTCTGGGCATGCCGGAATGGTTCCGGACGGTGTATGTAGGCTCCGAAATATGGCAGAAGGTGGGATGGGGCACCATCCTCTATCTGGCTGCGATTGCCGGCATCGATCCGACGCTGTATGAAGCGGCCAAGATGGAT
This Paenibacillus sp. JZ16 DNA region includes the following protein-coding sequences:
- a CDS encoding CPBP family intramembrane glutamic endopeptidase, translated to MLNRKTKDSFSHKHPILTVVIIEVLLLLAVFAAGAYSTIKELSYTSPVLISFIPIALVLIAYFTWKKKWNPLGFRKLNSIPAAGWLYYSPLLLILITISLKGMREISASEILFFIFFTLLVGFVEESIYRGLILKTLLPKGIPTAVITSSTLFAVTHVLNVLSGQDIFQTVLQIVYALLIGAVLALLMVKNQNIIPLILFHFLHNFIQFVGNDNSDVFIGYDLFILLVLAVHCVWLSLSLRKPPVSTRIDQAG
- a CDS encoding helix-turn-helix domain-containing protein gives rise to the protein MNRRTTPNRSPEPGELDSPPPRRHTLFWRLFANYFLLILIPVIVASVLAQVLVVRIIEKDAERFNQVMMNRFSEQTDTELQSLKTSMINILSTSRLRSVLLAPMASSPDSLLLPELLHSLREQLQQLESDDLVEKAYYYFVHQDLMIDAETYTNKAYYFRSRYPLDLNRRHQLEAELSGKKMMDFMDSPASLTAAMSYPFNTTAPEVYLLVEVKRDKLEEQIHIPESWVTGTAIVDHGAKVIAQNGLTEQEQLALQQRIRTDGTASQFTISDKRGQSFMASGFDPSWHYISMIDLGTLMKPVYITRWICWLFLVFFLLVGALASYYLSRRLYRPIREIKDGLKLHHAPNGEVGHEGNEFDAIKRYSQFIMTENKELYQMVNGMLPIVQEQFFTKILLGQYRDALSIEYYAKEIEFAYSHKAARTVLCISFHYDRSVYDSTSESAKIFLLTELKDKILRLAPGMVWICQTRPDLMACIVEHGHITEGQGHPEKVAEQIRHIFQEYGAYYKATIGIGKTVRAMEELHQSYEHALAMLKYRGLHSTVEICGSQPSRELQQWDPFLSVQEVQRILNQYKTREYDKLLHSVLALLEEGKGKDATAVQMKYLLVDVLNTWIRAVESERNELNVPYYSGLFERINRCMTWDELTCCFTEIHGFLFRKPASSSRSQQFMEILEYIHKHYDQELSIEHFAGMMNMSIGHFSRTFKEEVGEKYVEYIAKYRLMKAKQLLLETDLKIDEIAEKVGYWGRNSLIRAFRRYEGITPAKYRSSHQ
- a CDS encoding ABC transporter permease: MAQLSRIGYVLRKHKALYLLMLPGILYYLIFKYAPMYGIIIAFQDYSIGRGILGSEFVGLKHLIEFFYVTPDAWKLIRNTIMLNVYDLLFHFPAPIILAILFHELKSKWFKRFVQNISYMPHFLSTVVIAGILVTFLSPTTGVVNHLLFKLFGMEPIMFLGMPEWFRTVYVGSEIWQKVGWGTILYLAAIAGIDPTLYEAAKMDGANRWQQVRHITFIGMVPVMIILFVLSLGNFMEASFEKILLIYNTMNYETSDVINTFVYRRGILDADFSFATAVGLFQSAIGFILVVMANRIVRKYSETSLW